From one Lolium rigidum isolate FL_2022 unplaced genomic scaffold, APGP_CSIRO_Lrig_0.1 contig_14396_1, whole genome shotgun sequence genomic stretch:
- the LOC124680374 gene encoding metallothionein-like protein 1 produces MSCSCGSSCNCGSNCKCGKMYPDLDEQASITTQTQAVVVLGVAPGNKAGQFEMAAGESGEGCSCGANCKCNPCNC; encoded by the exons ATGTCTTGCAGCTGTGGATCAAGCTGCAACTGCGGCTCAAACTGCAAGTGCGG CAAGATGTACCCTGACCTGGACGAGCAGGCCAGCATCACCACCCAGACCCAGGCCGTGGTCGTCCTCGGCGTGGCTCCTGGGAACAAGGCCGGGCAGTTCGAGATGGCCGCTGGCGAGTCTGGCGAGGGCTGCAGCTGCGGCGCCAACTGCAAGTGCAACCCCTGCAACTGCTAA